A genomic stretch from Triplophysa dalaica isolate WHDGS20190420 chromosome 4, ASM1584641v1, whole genome shotgun sequence includes:
- the ddx31 gene encoding probable ATP-dependent RNA helicase DDX31 yields the protein MADDVLMLNISSDPFKCPTNYYQRSLLSAEKYSWKGKKKKSLKRKAAFEPQENSAFKQRKINQTGQQHTHTQKLQSPRSPSQRNNNRHTEETGDQRENSAAQSPSKVKTFPKKAPEEHKDHGRPFIKTSSLFKNNPVIHDVHSPAVTQVKENVFTNNTFEELNLHRHLVATLEKVLKVTSMTSVQKQSIPVLMIGKDAVIRSQTGSGKTLAYAIPMVQSLQAIQPKVKRSDGPLALIIVPTRELALQTFKMFQNLMKAFIWIVPGVLMGGEKKKSEKARLRKGINVLISTPGRLVDHIRNTLSIVFSSVRWLILDEADRTLDLGFEKDLTVILNALNSTGIARQNVLLSATLNEGLSRLASISMKDPVTIHVSEGSKGMTLAVPQTGIQALSDSYSVPERLKQHVVVVPSKLHLVCLASFILAKCKFECGQKVIVFMSSCDVVEFLLTLFTKVLCAKSDSSPANLFNLYKLHGNMKQEERTEVFQEFSQCQTGILLCTDVAARGLDLAQVTWIVQYNPPFSVEEYVHRVGRTARIGAQGSSLLFLTPSETAFVDVLANHNISLSEMKMISILSALMRDSRFKGRGKWDSKGSGAAFEQEVRERATVLQTDFENYVHANNESLQTAKSALQSFLRAYTTYPSSLKHIFHIRSLHLGHAAKSFGLRDAPNGLAGSITPYPANCKDRKKGKDKRTPPTKLTTKERASNLIRSEFFSGVEGQSKSKKRRIKRKGNTEDSDAA from the exons ATGGCTGATGATGTGTTGATGCTCAACATCTCTTCAGATCCTTTCAAGTGTCCCACCAATTATTACCAGCGATCTCTTTTATCAGCAGAAAAATATTCATGG aaaggaaaaaagaagaaatcgCTGAAAAGAAAGGCTGCCTTCGAGCCACAGGAGAACAGCGCCTTCAAACAGAGGAAGATTAATCAAACTGGTCAACAGCACACACATACGCAAAAGCTGCAGTCCCCCAGAAGCCCATCTCAGAGGAATAATAATAGACACACAGAGGAGACCGGGGACCAGAGAGAAAACTCAGCTGCACAATCCCCATCAAAggtgaaaacatttccaaagAAAGCTCCCGAAGAACATAAAGACCATGGCAGACCATTTATCAAGACATCCTCTCTCTTCAAGAACAACCCAGTGATCCATGATGTTCACAG tCCTGCAGTAACTCAAGTAAAAGAGAACGTTTTCACAAACAACACGTTTGAAGAGCTAAATCTGCATCGTCATTTG GTGGCAACTCTTGAGAAGGTGTTGAAAGTGACCAGTATGACCAG TGTACAGAAACAGAGCATACCGGTGCTGATGATTGGTAAAGATGCTGTGATCCGTTCCCAGACTGGATCAG GAAAAACATTGGCCTATGCGATTCCAATGGTGCAATCCCTACAAGCAATACAACCAAAAGTGAAG AGATCAGATGGACCTTTGGCTCTTATCATTGTTCCAACCCGAGAG CTTGCCCTGCagacctttaaaatgtttcagaatCTTATGAAA GCTTTCATCTGGATCGTGCCAGGAGTTCTGATGGGAGGTGAGAAAAAGAAATCCGAAAAAGCCAG ACTTAGAAAAGGGATTAATGTTCTGATCTCGACCCCCGGGAGACTGGTGGACCACATCAGGAACACTCTCAGCATTGTTTTCAGTTCTGTGCGCTGGCTCATTCTGGATGAAGCTGACAG GACTCTGGACCTGGGCTTTGAGAAAGATCTGACTGTGATTTTGAATGCTCTAAACTCCACTGGAATTGCCCGACAGAATGTGCTGCTTTCAGCCACTCTCAACGAAG GCCTGTCCCGATTAGCCAGCATCAGTATGAAGGACCCAGTGACCATTCACGTGTCAGAGGGAAGCAAGGGGATGACTCTGGCGGTTCCCCAGACGGGTATTCAGGCTCTGTCAGACAGCTATTCCGTTCCTGAGAGACTGAAGCAGCATGTGGTGGTAGTGCCCAGCAAACTCCACCTGGTCTGTCTGGCATCCTTCATTCTGGCCAAATGCAAG TTCGAGTGTGGGCAGAAAGTGATCGTGTTCATGTCCAGCTGTGACGTTGTGGAGTTTCTTCTCACACTCTTCACTAAAGTTCTGTGTGCAAAGTCCGACAGCAGCCCAGCCAACCTTTTCAACTTGTACAAGCTCCACGGCAACATGAAACAAGAG GAGCGCACCGAGGTCTTCCAGGAGTTCTCCCAGTGTCAGACTGGCATTCTGCTATGCACA GATGTGGCTGCACGTGGATTGGATCTGGCCCAGGTTACATGGATTGTACAG TACAACCCTCCCTTTTCTGTGGAGGAATACGTTCATCGCGTGGGCCGCACAGCTCGAATCGGAGCTCAGGGAAGCAGCCTGCTTTTCCTCACCCCCTCTGAGACGGCCTTTGTGGACGTGCTGGCCAATCACAACATCAG TTTATCAGAAATGAAGATGATCTCCATCTTGTCCGCTTTGATGCGGGACAGCCGCTTCAAAGGCAGAGGGAAATGGGACAGTAAG GGATCAGGTGCTGCTTTTGAACAGGAGGTGCGGGAGAGAGCCACTGTTTTACAGACAGACTTTGAGAATTATGTTCATGCCAATAATGAGTCACTGCAAACAGCTAAGAGTG CTCTGCAGTCTTTCCTGAGAGCGTACACCACCTACCCCTCCAGTCTGAAACATATCTTCCACATCCGCAGTCTGCACCTGGGCCACGCTGCTAAGAGCTTTGGCCTGAGGGACGCACCTAATGGCCTGGCCGGCTCCATAACCCCTTATCCTGCCAACTGCAAAGACAGAAAGAAGGGAAAAGACAAGAG GACACCTCCCACGAAACTCACAACAAAGGAGCGTGCATCAAACCTTATCCGATCTGAGTTTTTCAGTGGGGTTGAGGGACAATCCAAGTCTAAGAAGAGGAGGATAAAGAGGAAAGGTAACACAGAGGATTCTGATGCTGCTTGA
- the barhl1a gene encoding barH-like homeobox 1a: MEVSTNGSSFGIDSILSHRPTSPCISKGECRSPVELSSRSDMDSDCSSPPSPRRNSMEEAVQRHARTLGLDSPLQISQQPRTVTSSFLIRDILADCKPLAACAPYSSHGQTAQDVEDCMDKLHSNSSSDSEYRVKDEGDREISSSRDSPSSRLKKPRKARTAFSDHQLGQLERSFERQKYLSVQDRMELAATLNLTDTQVKTWYQNRRTKWKRQTTVGLELLAEAGNYSALQRMFPSPYFYPQSLVSNLEPGPGLYLYRGPSAPPPPVQRPLVPRILLHGFQGGGDPVSLSCVIPRHTPR; the protein is encoded by the exons ATGGAGGTTTCCACAAACGGGTCAAGCTTTGGAATCGACTCTATACTTTCTCACAGACCTACCAGTCCGTGTATTTCTAAGGGAGAATGCCGGTCTCCGGTGGAGTTGAGCTCGCGGTCGGACATGGACAGTGACTGCTCCTCGCCTCCCTCACCTAGACGGAACTCTATGGAAGAAGCGGTGCAAAGACACGCCCGGACTCTGGGACTGGACTCTCCTTTACAAATATCGCAGCAGCCGCGAACAGTAACGTCCTCATTTCTAATCAGAGACATACTAGCAGACTGTAAGCCCCTGGCCGCATGTGCTCCTTATTCAAGTCATGGACAGACGGCCCAAGATGTTGAGGACTGCATGGATAAACTTCACAGCAATTCGTCATCGGACAGTGAATATAGGG tgaaagATGAAGGTGATCGAGAAATCTCCAGCAGTAGAGACAGCCCGAGCTCCCGGTTGAAGAAGCCACGAAAAGCTCGTACAGCGTTCTCAGATCACCAGCTGGGGCAGCTTGAGCGCAGCTTCGAGCGTCAGAAATACTTGAGTGTGCAGGACAGGATGGAGCTGGCAGCGACTCTCAACCTCACTGACACACAGGTCAAAACATGGTACCAAAACCGCAG AACGAAGTGGAAGCGACAGACAACAGTTGGATTGGAGCTCCTCGCTGAAGCGGGAAACTACTCAGCACTTCAGAGAATGTTCCCATCACCTTATTTTTACCCACAAAGTTTGGTCTCTAACCTCGAACCGGGACCTGGGTTGTATCTATACAGAGGTCCATCAGCACCTCCGCCACCCGTTCAACGGCCTCTCGTACCGAGGATTCTCCTTCACGGTTTTCAGGGCGGCGGAGATCCAGTATCTCTTTCTTGTGTGATACCTCGACACACGCCGCGATGA
- the cfap77 gene encoding cilia- and flagella-associated protein 77, protein MESPRIGVVRESMMHRPNLIKPILGKTKSRGLSCPGSDFVYGTATTVYDGGVSEAISNWHSHTVSTRHRATGRDFISLNREGVKSGLVTAKELHQYRATHDIRCQPATREGYRRSAPPCMTPDASFGVTNRPSTPISELMENKYAQKWLEEQQARDRVLQAHHHKKVQLRRIQDTRTTLLRKSRPLPEAPSMWKLPRFQQVGPALDTFRDPEARRKAMIAHHSESASRRGILGQGTYTVD, encoded by the exons ATGGAAAGTCCTCGCATTGGCGTGGTGAGAGAGTCTATGATGCACCGTCCCAATTTAATAAAG CCCATACTTGGAAAGACCAAGTCAAGAGGTTTGTCCTGCCCTGGATCTGACTTTGTTTATGGGACAGCAACGACAGTCTATGACGGAGGAGTGTCAGAGG CTATCTCCAACTGGCACTCTCACACAGTGTCTACCAGACACAGAGCAACTGGGAGAGATTTTATCTCTCTTAACCGAGAGGGGGTCAAGTCAGGCTTGGTTACTGCCAAAGAGCTGCACCAATACCGTGCCACCCATGACATCCGGTGCCAGCCAGCGACCAGAGAGGGCTATCGCAGGTCTGCCCCACCTTGCATGACACCAGATGCTTCATTTGGTGTTACTAACAG accCTCTACACCCATCTCAGAGCTCATGGAGAATAAGTATGCTCAGAAATGGCTGGAAGAGCAGCAGGCCAGGGACAGAGTCCTACAAGCCCATCACCACAAGAAG GTTCAGCTTCGGCGTATACAGGACACAAGAACAACCCTGCTTCGCAAGAGTCGACCCTTGCCTGAGGCTCCATCCATGTGGAAACTGCCCCGTTTCCAGCAG GTGGGACCAGCTCTGGACACCTTTCGAGACCCTGAAGCCCGCAGGAAAGCGATGATAGCCCACCACTCAGAATCTGCAAGTAGGAGAGGGATTCTGGGTCAAGGCACATACACAGTGGATTGA
- the si:ch211-215c18.3 gene encoding uncharacterized protein si:ch211-215c18.3, producing MTSHPSISICILFLCLSSMVGVVSATDPYQKPGFLDFDSWFWHTPRGPQMFSCITYIERNLRVDCIFPETYKIPGPFCEFKQDGRLMGSTYPNTPVQLIPPIETRRRVNVSLVASNICRLTWMPLSDDRAYMYTCRVYQGSTWKENSMAFHQRNLLLCSAISILFHTGPWLLGVVISLPVSLGFLSG from the exons ATGACGTCTCATCCATCAATTTCTATTTGTATCCTGTTTT TGTGTCTGTCATCTATGGTGGGTGTGGTCAGTGCCACAGACCCATACCAGAAACCCGGCTTCTTGGACTTTGACTCATGGTTCTGGCACACTCCTCGAGGGccacaaatgttttcttgcatTACTTACATAGAGAGAAATCTTCGGGTTGACTGTATATTCCCAGAGACTTACAAGATCCCCGGACCATTTTGTGAGTTCAAACAGGATGGGAGACTTATGGGATCCACCTACCCAAACACTCCAGTTCAGCTGATACCCCCTATTGAGACCCGACGGCGAGTCAATGTCTCCTTGGTGGCCTCTAACATTTGTCGCCTCACCTGGATGCCCTTGTCCGATGACCGTGCATACATGTACACCTGCAGGGTTTACCAGGGCAGCACCTGGAAAGAGAACAGTATGGCGTTCCACCAAA GAAATCTACTGCTGTGTTCTGCCATAAGCATATTGTTCCACACAGGACCATGGTTGCTTGGAGTTGTCATATCACTTCCAGTGTCTCTTGGGTTCTTGTCAGGATGA
- the thy1 gene encoding thy-1 membrane glycoprotein, which yields MMCYTVLATFGLLGIATAQTSLVITSCLTKEQNLQMICKFTPAPTPDPKISVCNFTSEGKLVASSNAGMDAESTFKGRTKIAFEPNMCRLNLTGFSSDKPQDFTCNIKQTEKQATTLTSTVDKRNLAYCSAYCTLQHSAVVFLLVFITSPLMLELL from the exons ATGATGTGCTATACTGTTCTTGCCACATTTGGTCTGTTGG GCATTGCTACTGCCCAGACTTCACTTGTAATTACATCCTGCTTGACCAAGGAGCAAAACCTTCAAATGATCTGCAAGTTTACTCCAGCTCCAACTCCAGACCCCAAGATCAGTGTTTGCAACTTTACGTCAGAGGGGAAATTGGTGGCCTCCTCCAATGCCGGTATGGACGCAGAGAGCACCTTCAAGGGGCGAACCAAAATCGCTTTTGAACCGAACATGTGTCGTCTGAATCTAACTGGTTTCTCAAGTGACAAACCCCAAGACTTCACCTGCAACATCAAACAGACTGAAAAGCAAGCGACAACGTTGACATCAACTGTGGATAAAC gtAACCTAGCCTATTGTTCCGCTTATTGTACCCTGCAGCACAGTGCAGTAGTGTTCCTGCTAGTTTTCATCACCTCCCCACTAATGTTAGAGCTTCTGTGA